Proteins from a single region of Pseudodesulfovibrio portus:
- a CDS encoding 2-oxoacid:ferredoxin oxidoreductase subunit beta, whose amino-acid sequence MSNNITGNEVIHQYLRHNKKFPHVLCAGCGHGIVLGTLIRSIHSLGIPKDDVVVVAGIGCSGRLAVYVDFNTVHTTHGRALSFATGIKMSNPKLNVICIMGDGDALSIGGNHLIHAARRNIGVTALVLNNNIYGMTGGQSSPATPEGSTTMTNPYGQLDKSFDTVELAKGAGANFVARGTVFHVNKLEKIMTQAIERPGFSLVEAITPCHTQFGRKNKYKSPVDMYNWLKKTAVPVERYNELPEDKRADRMPIGVFVERDRAGFEEKYYAMQRGFLKAAAKGGK is encoded by the coding sequence GAAACGAAGTCATTCATCAGTATCTGAGGCACAACAAGAAATTCCCGCACGTCCTGTGCGCGGGCTGCGGCCACGGCATCGTGCTCGGCACCCTGATCCGCTCCATCCACTCCCTGGGCATCCCCAAGGACGACGTGGTCGTGGTGGCGGGCATCGGCTGCTCGGGCCGTCTGGCCGTGTACGTGGACTTCAATACCGTCCACACCACCCATGGCCGCGCCCTGAGCTTTGCCACGGGCATCAAGATGTCCAATCCCAAGCTCAACGTCATCTGCATCATGGGTGACGGCGACGCCCTGTCCATCGGCGGCAACCACCTGATCCACGCGGCCCGCCGCAATATCGGGGTGACCGCATTGGTCCTGAACAACAACATCTACGGCATGACCGGCGGGCAGTCCTCACCGGCCACGCCGGAAGGCTCCACCACCATGACCAACCCCTACGGCCAGCTCGACAAGAGCTTCGACACCGTGGAGCTGGCCAAGGGCGCGGGGGCCAATTTCGTGGCCCGCGGCACGGTTTTCCACGTCAACAAGCTGGAAAAGATCATGACCCAGGCCATCGAGCGCCCCGGTTTCAGCCTGGTGGAGGCCATCACCCCGTGTCACACCCAGTTCGGGCGCAAGAACAAGTACAAGAGCCCGGTGGACATGTACAACTGGCTCAAGAAGACGGCCGTTCCGGTGGAGCGATACAACGAGCTCCCCGAAGACAAGCGCGCGGACCGCATGCCCATCGGCGTGTTCGTGGAGCGCGACCGTGCCGGATTCGAGGAGAAGTACTACGCCATGCAGCGGGGGTTCCTCAAGGCTGCGGCAAAGGGGGGCAAGTAG
- a CDS encoding 2-oxoacid:acceptor oxidoreductase family protein, protein MKGQQELDRFEIRFSGLGGQGIITLGKIMGQGLALGHGYNVTQTQSYGPEARGGSSKCDLVISSSPISYPKAENLDILVALSQEACNNYYPYLKPGGVLVLETDLVKQPPTNQFLGLPYTALARDKVGIVQAMNTVVLGSLSMLLPFVNQATMRKSLEAALPAKIRAVNTKAFNLGHRLAKKEWGEDAGDVWKEEEVLTRR, encoded by the coding sequence ATGAAAGGCCAACAGGAACTCGATCGTTTTGAAATACGGTTTTCCGGCCTCGGCGGCCAGGGCATCATCACCCTGGGCAAGATCATGGGCCAGGGGCTGGCGTTGGGCCACGGCTACAACGTCACCCAGACCCAGAGCTACGGTCCCGAGGCGCGCGGCGGCTCATCCAAGTGCGACCTGGTCATCAGCTCCAGCCCCATCAGCTACCCCAAGGCGGAAAATCTGGATATCCTCGTGGCCCTGTCCCAGGAGGCGTGCAACAATTATTACCCCTACCTCAAGCCGGGCGGCGTCCTGGTGCTGGAAACGGATCTGGTCAAGCAGCCGCCTACCAACCAGTTCCTGGGGCTGCCCTACACCGCCCTGGCGCGGGACAAGGTGGGCATTGTCCAGGCCATGAACACCGTGGTCCTGGGCTCGTTGTCCATGCTCCTGCCGTTCGTGAATCAGGCGACCATGCGCAAGAGCCTGGAAGCGGCACTGCCCGCCAAGATCAGGGCCGTGAACACCAAGGCCTTCAACCTCGGCCACAGGCTGGCCAAGAAGGAATGGGGCGAGGACGCGGGAGACGTGTGGAAGGAAGAAGAAGTCCTGACTCGTCGTTAG
- a CDS encoding FlgO family outer membrane protein, with product MHKAALTILAAATLLFASGCGNRMWEDGKKLTKNTYNYVFDDAPTAVPYHDVAEIPMIEINHDAADILSDNVGGDELSSYSAVYIYRFINQVSPDDTAVFGQVVATQVADRLVQQKLRITEGEPGGTDYLYAGDTSEADYMGLTDKKADKLPPRVARLTGSYVIGNNFIYLSAKITRLVDRTVISAHNWTIPISDNVREMLPQLKNPDEGMAPTVMTKFE from the coding sequence ATGCACAAAGCAGCACTGACGATTCTGGCGGCAGCCACCCTGCTCTTCGCATCGGGATGCGGCAACCGCATGTGGGAGGACGGCAAGAAGCTGACCAAGAACACGTACAACTACGTGTTCGACGACGCCCCCACGGCCGTGCCCTATCACGACGTCGCGGAAATCCCCATGATCGAAATCAACCACGATGCCGCCGACATCCTGAGCGACAACGTGGGCGGTGACGAGCTGTCCTCGTATTCCGCCGTCTACATCTACCGCTTCATCAACCAGGTGTCTCCCGACGACACGGCCGTGTTCGGCCAGGTCGTCGCCACGCAGGTGGCGGACCGGCTGGTCCAGCAGAAGCTTCGCATCACCGAAGGAGAGCCCGGCGGCACCGACTACCTCTATGCCGGCGACACCTCCGAGGCCGACTACATGGGACTTACGGACAAGAAGGCGGATAAGCTGCCCCCGAGGGTGGCCCGGCTCACCGGCAGCTACGTCATCGGCAACAACTTCATATACCTGTCCGCCAAGATCACCCGACTGGTGGACCGCACCGTGATCTCGGCCCACAACTGGACCATCCCCATCAGCGACAACGTCCGCGAAATGCTCCCACAGCTCAAAAATCCCGACGAGGGCATGGCCCCCACGGTCATGACCAAATTCGAATAG
- a CDS encoding purine-nucleoside phosphorylase — MEYQRKIQHSAAYIQEKLGKIQDGCVGLVTGTGLGGLTDSIENPVSIPFGDIDRFPVSTVKSHTGRLVSGSIDGVPVLALEGRFHLYEGFTPLEATHNIRVLGELGVGTLILTNAAGALNPSFETGSPMLIEDHINLTGQTPLRGENVDEWGDRFPDMCAVYDPALRQLAVDKALALGIRLERGVYMQITGPNMETPAETRMYRMMGADAIGMSTCMEAIAAHHMGIRLLAISCLTNKNLPDCMQEASLDDVIRQAGKSSAAMTKLIRAVLKEIP; from the coding sequence ATGGAATACCAGAGAAAGATACAGCATTCTGCCGCATATATACAGGAAAAGCTAGGCAAAATTCAAGACGGATGTGTCGGTCTGGTCACGGGCACCGGTCTGGGAGGCCTGACCGATTCCATTGAAAACCCGGTCTCGATTCCCTTCGGCGACATCGACCGGTTCCCGGTCTCCACCGTGAAAAGCCATACCGGACGACTCGTATCCGGCTCCATCGACGGGGTTCCCGTCCTGGCCCTGGAGGGCAGATTCCACCTCTACGAAGGATTCACGCCCCTCGAGGCGACGCACAACATCCGCGTCCTGGGCGAGCTGGGCGTCGGGACGCTCATCCTGACCAACGCTGCGGGCGCTCTCAACCCTTCCTTCGAGACCGGCTCGCCCATGCTCATCGAGGACCACATAAACCTGACCGGGCAAACGCCCCTGCGCGGGGAGAACGTCGACGAATGGGGCGACCGCTTCCCGGACATGTGTGCCGTCTACGACCCGGCGCTCAGGCAACTGGCCGTGGACAAGGCGCTCGCCCTCGGCATCCGGCTGGAGCGCGGAGTGTACATGCAGATCACGGGACCGAACATGGAGACCCCGGCCGAGACCCGCATGTACCGGATGATGGGCGCGGACGCCATCGGCATGTCCACCTGCATGGAGGCCATCGCCGCCCACCACATGGGAATCCGGTTGCTGGCCATCTCCTGCCTGACCAACAAGAACCTGCCCGACTGCATGCAGGAGGCCTCCCTGGACGACGTCATCCGACAGGCGGGCAAGTCCTCGGCGGCCATGACGAAACTCATCCGGGCCGTCCTAAAGGAAATCCCGTAA
- a CDS encoding motility protein A → MDIVTLLGLAVGFSLIIGAIILGGAVDVFINVPGMMIVVGGTLASIMVAFPFEEVIQAFKAAFKMFGQRKSKTRDVVNIMVKVAEISRREGLIALENVQTENMVLKKSCQLIADNADPDLIRSTLSIEINSMRRRHQVGQDVFKRLAALAPAFGMMGTLIGLVQMLTQLDDPKSIGPAMAVALLTTFYGSAMSTLFFIPMAAKLRARTLQEQLHLEVIFEGAKSILENNNPRLVYEKLSSFLAPVEREIQR, encoded by the coding sequence ATGGATATAGTGACACTACTTGGTCTTGCCGTCGGGTTCTCGCTCATAATAGGCGCCATCATACTCGGTGGGGCCGTGGACGTCTTCATCAATGTCCCCGGCATGATGATCGTCGTGGGCGGGACCCTTGCCTCCATCATGGTGGCGTTCCCGTTCGAAGAGGTTATACAGGCCTTTAAGGCCGCCTTCAAGATGTTCGGGCAGCGCAAGAGCAAGACTCGCGACGTGGTCAACATCATGGTCAAGGTGGCCGAGATCAGCCGTCGCGAAGGGCTCATCGCCCTGGAAAACGTCCAGACCGAGAACATGGTCCTCAAAAAATCCTGCCAGCTCATAGCCGATAACGCCGATCCCGACCTGATCCGCTCCACATTGTCCATCGAGATCAACTCCATGCGCCGCCGCCATCAGGTTGGGCAGGACGTCTTCAAGAGGCTGGCCGCCCTGGCCCCGGCCTTCGGAATGATGGGTACGCTCATCGGCCTGGTCCAGATGCTGACGCAGCTCGACGACCCCAAATCCATCGGTCCGGCCATGGCCGTGGCCCTGCTGACCACCTTCTACGGGTCGGCCATGTCCACCCTGTTTTTCATTCCCATGGCGGCCAAGCTCAGGGCGCGCACCCTGCAGGAGCAGTTGCACCTGGAGGTCATTTTCGAGGGTGCCAAGTCCATACTTGAGAACAACAACCCGAGACTGGTGTACGAGAAGCTTTCTTCCTTCCTTGCACCGGTGGAGCGTGAGATTCAACGATGA
- a CDS encoding flagellar motor protein MotB: MSQDDDHLIDYRDEEEGEGQEWLTTFADLSMLLLVFFVLLYSMSTLDTEKFSQTFSSVTQALQGRMREISTSRISQEEAGVLLDQALMRRQIIESQRKVFAEVKTLQTKKGVEGVISANFEDGVITIRVPGDVMFDSGKVQLTPQGASMVATLKDFFIKHKDQNIKIIGYTDNIRPSSGSRFKDNWEISALRAVNVLRELLKMGLESTRLTATGLAYLNPIYPNTSDEYRAKNRRVEFVLEKRVSGN, translated from the coding sequence ATGAGCCAGGACGACGATCATCTGATTGATTACCGGGACGAGGAGGAAGGGGAAGGCCAGGAGTGGTTGACCACGTTTGCCGACCTTTCCATGCTGCTTCTGGTGTTTTTCGTCTTGCTGTACTCCATGTCCACTCTGGACACGGAGAAGTTCTCGCAGACTTTTTCGTCGGTGACCCAGGCTCTCCAGGGACGGATGAGGGAGATTTCAACCTCGCGCATTTCCCAGGAAGAGGCGGGCGTGCTCCTTGACCAGGCCCTGATGCGGCGGCAGATCATCGAATCCCAGCGCAAGGTCTTTGCCGAGGTCAAGACCCTGCAGACAAAGAAGGGCGTGGAAGGCGTGATCAGCGCCAATTTCGAGGACGGGGTGATCACCATCCGCGTGCCCGGCGACGTCATGTTCGATTCCGGCAAGGTCCAGCTGACGCCCCAGGGGGCAAGCATGGTGGCCACCCTCAAGGATTTTTTCATCAAGCACAAGGATCAGAATATCAAGATCATCGGGTATACGGACAATATCCGGCCGAGCTCGGGATCGCGTTTCAAGGACAATTGGGAGATATCGGCCCTGCGGGCGGTCAACGTCCTCAGGGAGTTGCTCAAGATGGGGCTGGAGTCCACCCGGCTGACAGCCACCGGGCTCGCCTACCTCAACCCGATCTATCCCAACACCTCGGACGAATATCGCGCCAAGAACAGGCGGGTTGAGTTCGTCCTGGAAAAAAGGGTTTCCGGCAACTGA
- a CDS encoding PilZ domain-containing protein: MDFEISIPDEDGQLRKAFRTKVPGLSARFPALGRTLGVMDLSATGFAVLDQDKGFKENQSLEVELLIKDKIFLRGANAVVMRVLDNGIVGMNFVDLDRQKQIKLDKLVLEVQKRLIALRKKKREQG; the protein is encoded by the coding sequence ATGGATTTTGAAATCAGCATACCGGATGAGGACGGACAACTCAGGAAGGCCTTCCGCACGAAGGTTCCCGGCCTGTCTGCCCGGTTTCCGGCCCTGGGCAGGACCCTGGGCGTCATGGACCTGAGCGCGACCGGATTCGCGGTTCTGGATCAGGACAAGGGTTTCAAGGAAAACCAGTCGCTTGAAGTGGAACTCCTGATCAAGGACAAGATTTTCCTGCGCGGGGCGAACGCCGTGGTCATGCGCGTACTGGACAACGGCATCGTCGGCATGAACTTCGTCGATCTCGATCGGCAGAAGCAGATCAAGCTCGATAAGCTGGTCCTCGAGGTTCAGAAGCGTCTCATCGCCCTGCGCAAGAAGAAACGCGAGCAGGGCTGA
- a CDS encoding ATP-binding protein, whose protein sequence is MNSSTSDRHKVLIANRGEIAMRVMQACQRLGLDFVCVATREDRHSGHVRLARELGGESAVYTITSYLDANELFSVADASGATAVHPGYGFFAEDFRFARRVVRRDRPMEFIGPSWWVIRDLGDKINTKRIARSLGVPTVPGSDRPVYSEIEADEIASSLFEFQVSQGISNGVIMVKASAGGGGMGIEEVGGIEEFRSVFRRIRNYAKRNFGDEGVLIEQRIFDFNHLEVQVVGERSGNRHVHFGTRNCSIQSTGKQKRIEVAPGFAPGVVSYTFDAGRVMDEITRHSLAMAEETRYDNVGTWEWIITPRGEPFLMEVNTRIQVENGVSAVISRVNGEPVDIITEQLRLALGEPLGYNQDAIGFEGVGIEYRLVSENTDNRFTPCAGTITKFGWQDHEWLDVYTQVPTDSAYEIPMEYDPNLALAIIWGKDLAQAKERGLVFLDELVLEGNVAGASGGFHTNVEFLKRKTNGLLEF, encoded by the coding sequence GTGAATTCGAGTACGAGCGACCGTCACAAGGTCCTCATAGCCAATCGCGGCGAGATCGCCATGCGGGTCATGCAGGCCTGTCAGCGTCTCGGCCTGGATTTCGTCTGCGTCGCCACCCGTGAAGACCGCCATTCGGGGCACGTCCGTCTGGCGCGTGAACTGGGCGGCGAGAGCGCCGTCTACACCATCACATCCTATCTCGACGCCAACGAGTTGTTTTCCGTGGCCGATGCGAGCGGGGCCACGGCGGTCCATCCCGGCTACGGCTTTTTTGCCGAGGACTTTCGTTTTGCCCGGCGGGTGGTGCGCCGTGACCGGCCCATGGAATTCATCGGCCCCTCCTGGTGGGTCATCCGCGACCTGGGGGACAAGATCAACACCAAACGCATCGCCCGCAGCCTGGGCGTGCCCACGGTGCCCGGGTCCGACCGTCCCGTGTACAGCGAGATCGAGGCGGACGAGATCGCGTCCTCCCTGTTTGAGTTCCAGGTCAGCCAGGGAATCTCGAACGGCGTCATCATGGTCAAGGCCTCTGCCGGGGGCGGGGGCATGGGCATCGAAGAGGTCGGCGGGATCGAGGAATTCCGTTCCGTATTCCGGCGCATCCGCAACTACGCCAAGCGCAATTTCGGCGACGAGGGCGTGCTCATCGAGCAGCGAATTTTTGATTTCAACCATCTGGAAGTCCAGGTGGTGGGCGAGCGCTCCGGCAACCGCCATGTCCATTTCGGCACCCGCAACTGCTCGATCCAGTCCACGGGCAAGCAGAAGCGCATCGAGGTGGCTCCCGGCTTTGCCCCGGGCGTGGTGTCATACACCTTCGACGCCGGGCGCGTCATGGACGAGATCACCCGTCATTCCCTGGCCATGGCCGAGGAGACCCGCTACGACAACGTGGGCACCTGGGAGTGGATCATCACCCCGCGCGGCGAGCCGTTCCTCATGGAGGTCAACACCCGCATCCAGGTGGAGAACGGCGTGTCAGCCGTCATTTCCCGCGTGAACGGCGAGCCTGTGGACATCATCACCGAGCAGCTCCGGCTGGCCTTGGGCGAACCGCTCGGGTACAATCAGGACGCCATCGGCTTCGAGGGGGTCGGCATCGAATACCGGCTGGTGTCCGAGAACACCGACAACCGGTTTACGCCGTGCGCCGGGACCATCACGAAATTCGGCTGGCAGGACCATGAATGGCTCGACGTGTACACACAGGTGCCGACGGATTCCGCCTACGAAATCCCGATGGAATATGACCCCAACCTCGCCCTGGCCATCATCTGGGGCAAGGACCTGGCCCAGGCCAAGGAGCGGGGGCTCGTGTTCCTCGATGAGTTGGTGCTCGAGGGAAACGTTGCCGGCGCATCCGGCGGTTTTCACACCAACGTCGAGTTCCTGAAGCGCAAGACCAACGGGCTCCTGGAGTTCTGA
- a CDS encoding acetyl-CoA carboxylase carboxyl transferase subunit alpha/beta: MDVDKRIQSLRDRLTYISDIFADREDESVRLLTAKFGELLERHASRPGGATREELIRMEDLFDFSERKLDTTLTPMDRVRIVRHPQRICLKDILENVYDNYTEIGGRGEYNIDPSMLIARAVFSRRVGEKVINQMVMVIGQEKGHGESFRNGGSVKPWGNAKALHYMKVAETENIPVHTFVFTPGAYPVEDWPGAAQQIARNLYELAALRVPVISVFSEGGSGGAEAVGLADRRIMLSHGYYSVISPEGAAAIEGGLKLGVRATPELIEKCARQLCITATDNLNNGYIDRVLQEPPLGARPYHYDFFRELRRELVQATNETVSGVKPMKLFRAMAVRDSKSDDAESIFMRWTLSPTSLKRLVEARQRKYRAMSRHARMDGTGIVSRAVAAAKGSIWATHSFVRYDLLGRQKKRLDAMFEELGAEAHLVRRKLLMPLKKGVDRILPGNSMEQVRAGEEVKERLTRLSCPEDGACITGSEWAWISPRSQEDRTISCPNVRTHHCPDLWVPDLFGDFAGVCPSCGHHFPMEYRWYLENVFDYKMSKEFNQQLESVNPLGYEKFDLKLDKAKEKTGLKSACITFETAIEDVAATVAVLCAPFRGGSVGAAEGEKFIRAAERAGRKRQPFIAYVHGTAGIRIQEGVNGVIQMPRCTIAVRRYIDAGGLYLVLYDTNSYAGPVASFLGCSPYQFAVQSSNIGFAGPGVIVETTGMPVSPDYHRAYHALQRGHIHGIWDRREVKKNLHQSLLTMGGRNLYYR; encoded by the coding sequence ATGGACGTTGACAAGAGAATTCAGTCCCTCAGGGATCGCCTGACCTACATCAGCGACATCTTCGCCGACCGCGAGGACGAGTCCGTCAGGCTGCTCACGGCCAAGTTCGGCGAGCTGCTGGAACGCCACGCGTCCCGTCCCGGCGGCGCGACCCGCGAAGAACTGATCCGCATGGAGGATCTGTTCGATTTTTCCGAGCGCAAGCTGGACACCACCCTGACGCCCATGGATCGGGTGCGCATCGTCCGGCATCCCCAGCGGATCTGCCTCAAGGACATCCTGGAAAACGTCTACGACAACTACACCGAGATCGGCGGACGGGGCGAGTACAACATCGACCCGTCCATGCTCATCGCGCGTGCGGTCTTTTCCCGCCGGGTGGGCGAGAAGGTCATCAACCAGATGGTCATGGTCATCGGCCAGGAAAAAGGGCACGGCGAGTCCTTCCGCAACGGCGGTTCTGTCAAGCCGTGGGGCAATGCCAAGGCCCTGCACTACATGAAGGTGGCCGAGACCGAGAACATTCCGGTCCACACCTTTGTCTTCACCCCCGGCGCGTATCCGGTGGAGGATTGGCCGGGCGCGGCCCAGCAGATCGCCCGCAATCTCTACGAACTGGCCGCGCTCAGGGTGCCCGTCATTTCGGTCTTTTCCGAGGGCGGTTCCGGCGGGGCCGAAGCCGTGGGGCTGGCCGACCGCCGCATCATGCTCTCCCACGGCTACTATTCCGTCATTTCCCCCGAGGGCGCGGCCGCCATTGAAGGCGGGCTCAAGCTCGGGGTACGCGCCACGCCGGAGCTCATCGAGAAGTGCGCCCGTCAGCTCTGCATCACCGCAACGGACAACCTGAACAACGGGTATATCGACCGGGTGCTGCAGGAGCCGCCGCTGGGCGCGCGTCCCTACCACTATGATTTCTTCCGCGAGCTCCGCCGGGAACTGGTCCAGGCAACCAATGAGACGGTCTCCGGCGTCAAGCCCATGAAGCTTTTCCGGGCCATGGCCGTGCGGGACAGCAAGTCCGACGACGCCGAGTCCATCTTCATGCGCTGGACCCTGTCCCCGACCTCGTTGAAACGGCTGGTGGAAGCGCGCCAGCGCAAGTACCGGGCCATGAGCCGCCATGCCCGCATGGACGGGACCGGCATCGTCAGCCGGGCCGTTGCCGCAGCCAAGGGGTCCATCTGGGCCACCCATTCCTTTGTCCGTTACGACCTGCTCGGACGGCAGAAGAAACGGCTGGACGCCATGTTCGAGGAGCTGGGGGCCGAGGCTCATCTGGTGCGCCGAAAGCTGCTCATGCCGCTCAAGAAGGGCGTGGACCGCATCCTGCCCGGCAACTCCATGGAGCAGGTCAGGGCGGGCGAAGAGGTCAAGGAACGGTTGACCCGGCTCTCCTGCCCGGAGGACGGGGCGTGCATCACCGGCTCGGAATGGGCGTGGATCAGTCCGCGCAGCCAGGAGGACAGGACCATTTCCTGTCCCAATGTGCGCACCCATCATTGCCCGGACCTGTGGGTGCCCGACCTGTTCGGCGACTTCGCGGGCGTGTGCCCCTCCTGCGGCCATCATTTTCCCATGGAATACCGCTGGTACCTGGAAAACGTCTTCGACTACAAGATGTCCAAGGAATTCAACCAGCAGCTGGAGTCAGTCAATCCGCTGGGCTACGAGAAATTCGACCTCAAGCTGGACAAGGCCAAGGAAAAGACCGGGCTGAAATCGGCCTGCATCACCTTTGAGACCGCCATCGAGGACGTGGCCGCCACCGTGGCCGTGCTGTGCGCCCCATTCCGGGGCGGTTCCGTGGGCGCGGCCGAGGGCGAGAAGTTCATCCGGGCGGCGGAGCGGGCGGGGCGCAAGCGCCAGCCGTTCATCGCCTATGTCCACGGCACGGCGGGCATCCGTATCCAGGAGGGCGTCAACGGCGTCATCCAGATGCCGCGCTGCACCATCGCCGTGCGCCGGTATATCGATGCGGGCGGCCTTTACCTCGTACTCTACGACACCAACTCCTATGCCGGTCCGGTGGCCTCTTTCCTGGGCTGCTCCCCCTATCAGTTCGCGGTCCAGTCCTCCAACATCGGCTTTGCCGGTCCGGGGGTCATCGTCGAAACCACGGGCATGCCGGTGTCGCCTGATTATCATCGCGCCTACCACGCCCTGCAGCGGGGTCACATCCACGGCATCTGGGACCGCAGGGAGGTCAAAAAGAACCTCCACCAATCCCTCTTGACCATGGGTGGGCGCAACCTATACTATCGCTGA
- a CDS encoding biotin attachment protein: MLNIKELLDKVKASPYREIVVCAPHTGVVEFAGLKQGDKVRGPGGDYKEKPGTLLAHLTREKNRKPIMAPEKGNVEVIHTRHEGQFVEAGEPLLTIKHYLTRKEVIELILQEALYLFRAPERAKYYFVPEVDQKLKVSGKRSVKVHEGMEFLIVSRMKRETPLAYSGPEGIIYSVYFGRGDNVDEGEPLIGVCPEDQLTVIQDVVARIQSEWEEEA; this comes from the coding sequence GTGCTTAATATCAAAGAGTTACTTGATAAAGTCAAGGCATCCCCTTATCGCGAGATCGTGGTTTGCGCCCCCCATACCGGCGTGGTCGAGTTCGCCGGGCTGAAGCAGGGCGACAAGGTCCGGGGCCCCGGCGGGGACTACAAGGAAAAGCCCGGCACCCTGCTGGCCCACCTGACCCGCGAAAAGAACCGCAAGCCCATCATGGCCCCGGAAAAGGGCAACGTCGAGGTCATCCACACCCGGCATGAGGGACAGTTCGTCGAGGCCGGTGAGCCGCTGTTGACCATCAAGCATTACCTGACCCGCAAGGAAGTCATCGAGCTGATCCTCCAGGAGGCTCTGTATCTCTTTCGCGCCCCGGAGCGGGCAAAATACTATTTCGTGCCCGAGGTGGACCAGAAGCTGAAGGTTTCCGGCAAGCGGTCGGTCAAGGTCCACGAGGGGATGGAATTCCTCATCGTCTCCCGCATGAAGCGCGAGACGCCGCTGGCCTATTCCGGCCCCGAGGGAATCATCTATTCCGTATATTTCGGCCGGGGCGACAACGTGGATGAGGGCGAACCGCTCATCGGCGTCTGCCCGGAAGATCAGCTTACCGTCATTCAGGATGTGGTGGCCCGCATCCAGAGTGAATGGGAAGAAGAGGCGTAG
- a CDS encoding single-stranded DNA-binding protein: MAGSMNKVILIGRLGRDPELSYTPNGQARCKFSIATDEGYRDRQTGQRVEKTEWHNIVAWRQTAEFCGNYLSKGRLVMVEGKLQTRKWQDQATGQDRYMTEIVADNVQGLDRAPDGQGAQAGQQGGYQQNNNYSQGAQQGGYQQNQPQGGYQQPQGRPQGQPQGQRPAEQEEDLGPAFPSEASGMDDVPF; the protein is encoded by the coding sequence ATGGCTGGCAGCATGAATAAAGTGATCCTCATCGGCAGGCTCGGGCGTGATCCCGAGTTGTCCTACACCCCCAACGGCCAGGCCCGTTGCAAGTTCTCCATCGCCACTGACGAGGGGTACCGCGACCGTCAGACCGGCCAACGCGTCGAGAAGACCGAATGGCACAATATCGTGGCCTGGCGTCAGACGGCGGAGTTCTGCGGCAACTATCTTTCCAAGGGCCGCCTGGTCATGGTCGAGGGCAAGCTGCAGACCCGCAAGTGGCAGGATCAGGCCACCGGCCAGGACCGCTACATGACCGAAATCGTGGCCGACAACGTACAGGGTCTGGACCGTGCGCCCGACGGCCAGGGCGCCCAGGCCGGCCAGCAGGGCGGCTACCAGCAGAACAACAATTACTCGCAGGGTGCCCAGCAGGGCGGTTACCAGCAGAATCAGCCCCAGGGCGGCTACCAGCAGCCCCAGGGACGCCCGCAGGGACAGCCCCAGGGGCAGCGGCCCGCAGAGCAGGAAGAGGACCTCGGTCCCGCCTTCCCGTCAGAGGCCAGCGGCATGGACGACGTGCCGTTCTAG